In Pseudophryne corroboree isolate aPseCor3 chromosome 3, aPseCor3.hap2, whole genome shotgun sequence, a genomic segment contains:
- the LOC135055547 gene encoding nuclear factor 7, brain-like isoform X2, which produces MDSAEVSQPNGAHKDEETTKVEAHVSLTVPKKKDEGMSPARMLPSDVSRQLSEMQIVSWHLLSDIQNKISTIQEEAVLHKSKLGQAYRSSHRLLEIEEERRLIENKHTEDKVVNELEDKALKLVGLMQELEKTIETKQQISIIDAQLKTLKTLARFEVELDGYDSPVQSRTTKEMQHMVKPMLESILFDPESAHPNLILSVDRRQVRFQACPQMREPSKQCFQPGLYVLGMPGFQSGRHYWEVDVGKKSNWIIGVVRESVERKGAWELHSSNGYWVLRKKDDNVFYGIGDTHSNLQLKTLPLRIGVCLDLFRSQLSFYDADTANLIFQLSICLVQEKLFPFFCPGIPVREEDWCPLTLCM; this is translated from the exons ATGGACTCTGCAGAAGTCAGCCAGCCGAATGGTGCACACAAGGATGAGGAG ACCACCAAAGTGGAAGCACACGTTAGCCTCACAGTGCCAAAAAAGAAAGATGAAGGTATGTCGCCTGCTCGAATGTTGCCTAGTGATGTCAGCCGTCAACTTTCAGAGATGCAAATTGTGTCATGGCACTTGCTCAGCGACATTCAGAATAAAATTAGCACAATACAAGAGGAAGCTGTGTTACACAAGTCGAAACTCGGCCAAGCTTACAGGAGCTCTCATCGCTTACTGGAAATAGAAGAGGAGAGGAGACTGATTGAGAATAAACATACAGAGGATAAAGTAGTAAATGAGTTAGAGGACAAGGCTTTGAAATTGGTGGGACTGATGCAGGAACTGGAAAAAACAATAGAGACAAAGCAACAAATAAGTATCATTGACGCTCAGTTAAAGACATTGAAGACATTGGCAAGGTTTGAGGTGGAACTGGATGGATATGACTCTCCGGTTCAGAGCCGCACCACAAAAGAAATGCAGCATATGGTGAAACCAATGCTAGAATCAATACTATTTGACCCAGAAAGTGCGCATCCGAATCTCATTCTGTCCGTGGACCGCAGACAAGTCAGATTTCAGGCTTGTCCTCAGATGAGGGAGCCAAGCAAACAGTGTTTCCAGCCAGGGCTTTATGTCCTGGGAATGCCTGGATTTCAGTCTGGACGGCACTATTGGGAAGTGGATGTGGGCAAGAAGAGTAATTGGATTATCGGTGTTGTGAGAGAGTCAGTGGAACGCAAGGGAGCATGGGAGCTGCATTCATCAAACGGCTACTGGGTTCTACGCAAGAAAGATGATAACGTGTTTTATGGCATTGGGGACACCCATTCAAACCTACAATTGAAAACCTTGCCTCTAAGGATTGGTGTTTGTTTAGATTTATTTAGAAGTCAACTGAGCTTTTACGATGCTGACACCGCAAATCTAATATTCCAACTGTCTATTTGTCTTGTGCAGGAGAAATTGTTTCCCTTTTTTTGTCCTGGAATCCCTGTAAGAGAAGAGGACTGGTGCCCGCTAACTCTGTGCATGTAA